Within the Miscanthus floridulus cultivar M001 chromosome 17, ASM1932011v1, whole genome shotgun sequence genome, the region TTATTTTGAGGATCGTTTAAACGTGAGCTCGAACTTTATATCACTTTCACCGGTTCTTTCTTTGCTTGAAGTCATGTTCCCCTCTAGACTCCAATGATGTGccattgcccccccccccccccccccccccccccctgaaaGAAAGTGCTTGAGTTCTGCTATTGCGCTTACCCTAAACTACTTTTTTTTGAACCTGGGTTTTCTCATTACTCATTGGCTAACAAATCATTAGCAACAATTACAGGACATGTGCCCTCACACTCCAACACAGGCCTTAGTTGAGGGCGTGCCGGGTGGGGGCATACCGGCCATAAGCTGTGAGCAAAAAACATTTTTGAGTTGAGCTCAGTTCGTCCATGTACTAATAGCAAGTTACTCCGATCCTGGTCATAATGtaactctgttttttttttttagggGACATAATGTAACTCTGCTGCTTATGCAACTTCCATGTAATCTCCTCGACCTCGACGGTTAATGTTTGCATGTGTTGtagttccgactaaaaaaaaagaacaaattaCTAGACCGGACCGTCTCATTACCGTGTTTTGGCCCACCACAGTACAGCCTCCTCTTCACTTTCTTGTCCCAATACGAGCCCGACCCAGTTACCCTTTCGAGCCCAACTCGGCCTAAACATACAACCTCCCCCGAAAGAAAGAAATGGGTCTGCGCTGAAAGACACAGACAGTCAGAATCAGACACGGAAATTGATcatggcccatatatatatagagaggtcctgactaatttgttgtgagagaaagacATTGTTCTGACTAAAAAACAAACTGGaaagtacagattataagagaaacgaacatggACATACTTATTATTACAACCAGCACATGGATCGTACAATACAATATGGATGGATGTATGCATGCTACCTACTACGTACAGTACAACTATAGCTAAGTATACGTACTAGCTAACAACCACCTGAATATCTGATCTCTTATGATGCTGCATCCTTCTggtagcatgcatgcatggatatgTGCATGCTACCTACTAGTAGCTGACCTGAATATATGATAGATGCCTGCTGCTGGCAGCATGCAGGCTGCGTGATAGTCGTACTACTGCACGTATGTATATACAACACTTATATGTATACTACGTCCGGCTATATATATGCATGCGCCATGCATGTATAAATAAAGGCCCCTAGGGGAGCAGCGCACGCAGCATACCGCTGTCGAGGTCGAGCGAACAACGCGCTCGTGGTCTCCGGTGTCAGACGTAGGGGAGCGCGCAGCTGTTAGCGCGGCTGAGCTTGTCGCAGCCGCAGGCGGACGGCGGCGTGGCGGtggcgccgacgccgacgccgacgccgtcgCCGCTGTTCCTACAGCTCCGGCGCATGCTGCTCTTGCGCGCGATGTCGCGCATGGAGCTGGCGAGGGACAGCTTGGGGTTGAGGCGGACGGTGGAGTTGAAGCGCTCGCACATGGCGGCGTGCGCCGCCACGGCGCCGCCCACGGTGAGCGACGGCTCACGTGCCTGCCGCTCCTTGACGGCCTCGGCGCACAGCCCGCACACCCACTTCCCCTGGAACCGCTCCCGGACGCGCCCGATGTACGTGGGCGTGCACTCCTCCGCCATCCCGCAGCACTCGCACCGCACGCTCCGCGCCTCCACGCCGACGACGCCGTCCACCGCCGGGTCCCCGCCCTCCGACGAGCCCCAACGCTGCAATAAAGGAAAAACCTCGTCCAGGTCAGTACGATAAAACGCTTGTTTATTAGTTGCTTGGTGCGGTGGTGATacgatcatgcatgcatgcatgcatacatgaAGCTAGCAGTCCGGCCGTGTAAAGGTCGGTCGATCTCGATCGATCAGGCAGCTGAGCTGCTAGCTAGCAGATGAAGGGTGGCGATCATTACCGTGGGGGCGAACTCCGTCTGTCTGCTAGCTAGACGCCACGGCATTGTTGAGCAACGACGGAACGGCCTCTCTGTCGTCGAAGCTTCTTTCAACCGACTGTTAACACTGTCGTGTGTGCTAGCTAACCGCAAGAAGAAGCAGGTAGTTAGCCTGACCAATCAGTCAGTCACTTCTGCGCACGGGTAGCCAGGCTATCACCCACACCTACTTGTGTACTGTCGTGCGCACGGGCTGGGCGGCTATGGGTGGCGACGCCCCCCGGGGGCCTATTTATAGGCGCGGCGCCGGCGGCAGGGTTGGTCCCGCCCACAGTATCAGAGTAGTATCACAGGAAAATCGGCTCACCTCTCTCCTGCAAATCCTGTGTGCGCGTGCGGCGGAAAAGGGGGAGGACGAACCACCTGACGCTCGAGCAACTAGGGCCAGGAGATTGTTACCCCAAAAGTGCGTCTCTTCCCCCACGGGATCAAAATATCCTGTTCGCTTTGATCTACAGATCTAACGCCACGATGTAGATCTTTATTTGCGATCGATCCATCAGTAGGCTTCCCCGAAACCTATCTACCTGAGGAGAGGGGAGTGATTATATCTGTCGTTGCACATGAACACTGACGTATGTACACACTTGCAACCTGCAGCTTCGATCGTCATCATCAGAGCTCTGCCATTGCCCATTTGCATACGTCCAGTTGGAGCAGCCTGGACGAGGATGGGTGTGGATCGGATGCATGCATGGATCGAGCAGCGGGTTGTCGAAATCGCGCGCCTGTGATCGGCTCACGGGATGCGCATCGCCGGCAAGGGGCCTTGCCATGACAGAGCTCCAGGGCCTAACATCATCTCCTGCAGGACGGTGAGTGCCTTTTCCCTGTTCATCTCTTTACTTTTCCTTTTCAGACCACTCCGTCGGTCGTCCTCGTTCATCTGCCCTACTGTGCGTGCCGCGTGCCTCGCCGAGACGAAGCTTTCGCCTCGGATGATGACTGGCCGCTGGCGTACGATGACACCAAGAGCCAGACGCCAAGAAACCACCACTAGCATAGGATCGACCGGAGAAGAGAGTGTGATCAgaatcatcatatcatatcagtGTCCCAAGTGGCAATGTGGCATGGAGGTCGCATGCATGGAGGTCCTGCAATTGTACGCTATACAACAGTAGCAGAGCAATGATTCTTTGCCGCTTTGTGGTGCATGTAATACTTGACGTTTTATGCAAAGAGCAATATATAGGGAAAgcatatacatgtatgatacatgtACCGGCACGAACAACATCCCATCCTTCGGAATCACATGGCAAGGCATGCAAAATGAGAAAAACACGTGGAACATGGAAACTAACTGGGCTTACATGCACGATTGCAGAAACACCAACCAAATACTCTAGTTTCTTAGTTTGTGTACAGTGCAGACGAGATTATTATTGTTCTAGCAACAACTTTTACATGGATGATCTAATTAGTTTTTCTGCACTTGCATCCCTACCACGGTTTCCACAGCCGGATCGTCCGACGAGCAGGTAGTCAGAGCAACTTTCATCGCCGGTTTGTTAGCAGGTGAAAATTGTTTCCACCACGGGCTCACCGTGTGATCCGGCGGTGGTAACCACCACGGTTATCACTCCTGGATCATCTGATGACCCGGTGGTGAAAACGATTGTCATCACTAGTTTTTCTTGTCACTGCGCTCCACCAGATTTTGAACTGGCAGTGAAATGATATCACCGTTGGTTCTGGTCAAACTTACGGTGAAAAACATGCTAAGAAAATGAAATTTGTAGTAGTATACATATACTCATATCACAATAGGTCATTCCATCACTTGAAATCCCGTCCCCACCCAACTGCTAGATTTTACATCTATAACGCCATAACCTTGCTAATATAAATTTATGCACTCAAATTTTCAATATAACACTTCCATTTTGTAACATTATAAGAGCAGTTGCAGCGTTGGGTGCTAAGGTGTGCCAGTGGTTGTCACAATACGATTCTAGGATTGTCTCACGCTGGAGCTTGTGGTAACGTAAGCACCACCTTAGTTTGGGTGCTCTGTTTTAGCTGCAAGAAGATAAAGATATGTACAAAAGCCAAACTCTCCTAGAAGTCAAGATGGGCAAAACCGAAACACTACCATGGTTTAAATTTAGGATTCAGATGACTACTTGTAAAGGAATGTGTCATTTCCATTAGACAGACTATTTATGGCTACGGTGGCTTAAATCTTTTAGTAGGAGTAAAAAATTGTACTTAAAATGCAGATATTATTGTAATACAACTTCTGGTGATTATGTGTGTGCGTCTATCTAAAAAATATTCAGATATGCCTTCAAACATTTGTTTAGATCCATACTCAttatctaagagcatctccaagagattagccaaatCGTTTTATAAAGGTAAATTTAGTTATTATTAAAGGAAAAACGTCGCCAATAGACTATGTAAATGACTCTATAAATTTAGAAGCTCTCCATCCCACTTCATTCGCTCTCTATTTTTGGATAGCCTACCTCACTAGCCATCCAGTCTCTTGATTTTACAGAGTCTGTTGGAGTACTCTAGcattttttttgtcaaatctatTTTAGAGAGTAGCTAAAACAGTAAATTTGGCTACTCtttttggctaatctcttggagatgctctaatatcATGTTCATTAACCATTGATCTAGACTTATGCGCAAGCCAAGAAACTGGAAAGAGGGTGAACATAACCCAGGTACATGTGAAAAGCAAAACCACATCTAATAAAGTTTGCAAACCTTCTCACATAGCGCCCATGGTATCATGGTAGTGAGGTAGTCCCATAAGTGGGTGAATTAAACTCCTAGTACTATAAGAGTGTGACAACAACAGCCAAGATTGTGTTGAATCTCGGTAGTCCTAAAAGTAGTTGTCCTAGACACCTAGTAGTTATAAAGAGACATCACAAAGGTGGTCAAGATTTTGTGGAGTCCATGGTCTAGACAAAAGTGGGCTGGCTTTAGATTCTACAGGATAAGAGACAATGTAGTTTGTAAAAACCTTTCGTTTAAAGTACGGGCATGACAGTCTAAAGATTGTCTAATGCATTTATTGTACATAGGATATGTATACTTGTGATAAGGTGTAAATCTTATAGGTACCTATGTCATAAATAAGCATCAACATGTAACATGCATACATACAACCGGTTCTTGTCTAGACGTACAATTCATAATAAAAGTGTAGGGCTAGAGAAGGCTCACGAGATATATCTGGTATCAAATATATGCCTCTTTACACTCactttcttcactttatttcgagTGGTCATGAGATATCTTCTGTTCCTCCCACCTACAATGATGCTACCACTCCAcggaaacaaaagaaaagaaaaaaccgcTATTAGAAAATGGCGTGCTCTGCCGGCGCGGAGATACAAAATCATAAAACCACCAAGATACTCCTAATTCACTAGCAGGCCTTTTGCTGGTGGGCCGAAATCAGCGGCCAGTCGTACGAACAATTAGCATATCTTTACGTGGGCTTTTAGTCTCTTCCTGAGAAGATTTAAGAACCGAAACATGCGCcagtttttcttcttttctcaaATTTTTCGATAGGAAAACTTTATTTTCTGCTCCGATCTCTTTCCCCATGAAAACCGTGGGAACTGATTCCCCGCTGGAATCACGAACGGTTGATGATGCTATGAGCTGATGAAACTCTAGAGAGCATTTCAGCCTTCCAGGTACGGCGTGTGACCTTCCTGGCGTTGCTGTCGTGGCGCCACTGAAGACTGGACTGAAGTAAGTAACCGATCGAAGGATTCAGTGATTCAGAGGCACATCACGTAGGTTTACACGTACGCAGCGCTCTGGGTTCAGTGAACACGCACGCCGTCGCCTGGTACGGTGTACGTATTGCGGTATTGGATGCGC harbors:
- the LOC136514842 gene encoding uncharacterized protein — encoded protein: MPWRLASRQTEFAPTRWGSSEGGDPAVDGVVGVEARSVRCECCGMAEECTPTYIGRVRERFQGKWVCGLCAEAVKERQAREPSLTVGGAVAAHAAMCERFNSTVRLNPKLSLASSMRDIARKSSMRRSCRNSGDGVGVGVGATATPPSACGCDKLSRANSCALPYV